From Carya illinoinensis cultivar Pawnee chromosome 5, C.illinoinensisPawnee_v1, whole genome shotgun sequence, one genomic window encodes:
- the LOC122309528 gene encoding uncharacterized protein LOC122309528, translating into MGVSKFRLQDSENFSLDLSLILFFYLFIDSQQFYYFSKTFSPARDSRHKSVNPPPDGTHFQPCDLIGKRKSSPPLSDLSAVVKLSLQVKGSEMEDNRIILEHNLLEDDDAMTNQKLEGLRLPCLYFGCYEGGIEILVQVSLFCLGNMLKWVVCVIYFYDCKKRTLEKKFDEEVGREIKAVDASLSWEEKKYRESVPNSVYLLLATFYIDLFSRNRDKPWIFAVLYPEFVAIRCL; encoded by the exons atgggtgtttCTAAGTTCAGATTACAAGATAGTGAGAACTTCTCTCttgatctctctctcattctctttttttatttatttattgattcacaacaattttattatttttctaaaacttttAGCCCCGCAAGAGACTCAAGACACAAGAGTGTCAATCCTCCACCTGATGGAACCCACTTTCAACCTTGTGACCTGATTGGCAAAAGAAAGTCAAGTCCACCCTTATCGGATCTGTCTGCTGTGGTGAAACTCAGTTTGCAAGTGAAGGGCTCGGAGATGGAGGACAATCGTATCATACTGGAGCATAACCTGTTGGAGGACGATGATGCTATGACAAACCAGAAACTAGAG GGTTTAAGGTTGCCATGCCTCTATTTTGGATGCTATGAAGGAGGGATAGAAATTCTTGTACAAGTTAGCTTGTTCTGCTTGGGCAATATGCTGAAATGGGTGGTCTGCGTGATATATTTCTATGATTGCAAGAAGCGGACTTTagagaagaaatttgatgaggaAGTAGGAAGAGAAATCAAAGCTGTTGATGCATCATTATCATGGGAAGAGAAGAAGTATCGGGAGTCGGTTCCCAACTCCGTGTATTTACTTTTGGCCACGTTTTATATCGATCTATTTAGTAGAAATAGAGATAAACCATGGATCTTTGCTGTCCTATATCCTGAGTTTGTTGCAATAAGATGCCTCTAA